The following are from one region of the Hymenobacter sp. YIM 151858-1 genome:
- a CDS encoding ABC transporter ATP-binding protein: MAARSGLNTSGTVGAEVPKVKLTKENFKRGMRIFRFVLPYKAPFIAGLLLLLLSSVSTMVMPKMLGYLVNIANHQTDTLPAFLPKTITGIALVLFGVVLLQGVFSFFRIFFFARVSEFSVRDIRRTLYQKLVTLPIPFFEQRRVGEITSRLTSDVANIQDTFTLTLAEFARQILTLLAGVAFIMWESWRLSLFMLATFPPLVLLAFLFGRSIRKLSKQTQDELAKTNVIVEETMQGINSVKAFTSEQHEVSRYGAGLNRTVQAALKASVFRGGFVSFIIVAIFGGIFLVLWRGATYVELPASDPRHLPMGDLVSFILYTMFIGASVAGLGEMYGKIQSSLGASERILEILDEQSEPVHAARPAGAAPVQLRGDIEYANVQFRYPTRPDLAVLKDISFSIEAGEKVALVGPSGSGKSTIVQLLMHFYQLSGGHIRIDGHELEQIDLTDLRRNIGIVPQETLLFGGTIRENILYGRPDAPEADVVDAARRANAWQFIQSFPEGLETVVGERGIKLSGGQRQRIAIARAILKNPAILLLDEATSALDSESEKLVQQAMDELMQNRTSIIIAHRLSTIRKVDKILVIDGGRIVEQGSHEELSENENGLYANLLKLQFELT; the protein is encoded by the coding sequence ATGGCAGCCAGAAGCGGATTGAATACGAGCGGTACAGTAGGTGCCGAAGTACCCAAAGTCAAGCTTACCAAAGAGAACTTCAAGCGCGGCATGCGGATTTTCCGCTTTGTGCTGCCTTACAAGGCCCCGTTTATCGCGGGCCTGCTGCTGCTGTTGCTCAGCAGCGTATCCACCATGGTAATGCCCAAAATGCTGGGCTACCTCGTCAACATCGCCAATCACCAAACCGATACGCTGCCAGCTTTTTTGCCCAAAACCATTACCGGCATTGCGCTGGTGCTGTTTGGGGTGGTGCTGCTGCAGGGCGTGTTCTCGTTTTTCCGGATCTTCTTTTTCGCCCGGGTTAGCGAGTTTTCGGTGCGCGACATCCGGCGCACGCTCTACCAGAAGCTCGTTACGCTGCCCATTCCGTTTTTTGAGCAGCGCCGGGTAGGCGAAATCACCTCCCGCCTGACCTCGGACGTAGCCAACATCCAGGACACGTTTACCCTCACGCTGGCCGAATTTGCCCGCCAAATCCTGACGCTGCTCGCGGGCGTGGCTTTTATCATGTGGGAGTCGTGGCGGCTTTCGTTGTTTATGCTGGCCACGTTTCCGCCGTTGGTGCTGCTGGCGTTTTTGTTCGGGCGCAGCATCCGTAAACTCTCGAAGCAAACCCAGGATGAGCTGGCCAAAACCAACGTCATCGTGGAAGAAACGATGCAGGGCATCAACTCGGTGAAAGCCTTTACGAGCGAGCAGCACGAGGTGAGTCGCTACGGCGCCGGCCTCAACCGCACCGTGCAGGCTGCCCTGAAAGCCAGCGTATTCCGCGGCGGCTTTGTGTCGTTTATCATCGTGGCCATTTTTGGCGGCATCTTTCTGGTGCTGTGGCGCGGCGCTACCTACGTGGAGCTGCCCGCCTCCGATCCGCGCCACCTGCCCATGGGCGACCTGGTATCGTTTATTCTCTACACCATGTTCATCGGGGCCTCGGTGGCGGGCCTAGGTGAAATGTACGGTAAGATTCAAAGCAGCCTCGGCGCATCGGAGCGCATTCTGGAAATCCTGGATGAGCAGTCGGAGCCGGTGCACGCGGCTAGGCCGGCCGGCGCGGCCCCCGTACAGCTGCGCGGCGACATCGAGTACGCCAACGTGCAGTTCCGCTACCCCACCCGCCCCGATCTGGCCGTGCTCAAGGACATCAGCTTCAGCATTGAGGCTGGCGAGAAGGTAGCCCTGGTGGGCCCCTCAGGCTCGGGCAAAAGCACCATCGTGCAGCTGCTAATGCACTTCTACCAGCTTAGCGGCGGCCACATTCGCATCGATGGCCACGAGCTGGAGCAGATTGATTTGACGGATTTGCGCCGCAACATTGGCATCGTGCCGCAGGAGACGCTGCTGTTCGGCGGCACCATCCGCGAAAACATCCTCTACGGCCGCCCCGATGCCCCCGAAGCCGACGTGGTGGATGCAGCCCGCCGGGCCAACGCCTGGCAGTTCATCCAGTCGTTCCCCGAAGGCCTCGAAACCGTGGTGGGCGAGCGGGGCATCAAGCTCTCGGGTGGCCAGCGCCAGCGCATTGCCATTGCCCGCGCCATCCTGAAAAACCCGGCCATTCTGCTGCTCGACGAAGCCACCTCGGCCCTCGACTCGGAAAGCGAGAAGCTGGTGCAGCAGGCCATGGACGAGCTGATGCAGAACCGCACCAGCATCATCATCGCGCACCGCCTCAGCACCATCCGCAAGGTTGATAAGATTCTGGTTATCGACGGCGGCCGCATCGTGGAGCAAGGCTCGCACGAGGAGCTAAGCGAAAACGAGAACGGCCTGTACGCCAACCTGCTGAAGCTGCAGTTCGAGCTTACCTAG
- a CDS encoding sodium:solute symporter — protein sequence MSALDWLVLTGTLAFIIGYGTWRTRTAGASLDGYLLGGRQTRWWGVGLSIIATQASAITFLSTPGQAFADGMRFIQFYFGLPVAMVLIAIVAVPIYHRLRVYTAYEYLQRRFDRRTRTLAAGLFLLQRGLSNGLSLYAPALVLSAILGWNTTVTVCLLGAAIIGYTVSGGTRAVTVTQQGQVAVIFSGMAIAGYLLVHYLPPQVGFADAMHVAGRMGKLNLVDFNFDWQNRYNFWTGMTGGLFLALSYFGTDQSQVQRYLSGQSITQSRLGLLMNGLIKVPMQFGILLIGVLLFVFYLFQPAPLTFNRPVYEKVMSNPAVSAQARQLESQYAAVQGAQQEAATALVAARQSNDAQLQVAAQQRLQTTQAAAGGLRKSWEVLVKQAAPAADSKDTDYVFISFVLRYLPKGLVGLLVAVVLSAAMSSAAGGLNSLGSTTLIDLYRPFTRRQHCTEAHLVRVSRWATVGWGTLGVGFALFASRMENLIQAVNILGSLFYGTILGIFAVAFFQKHVHGRAVFWAAVVTQVATVLAFWLTDIAYLWYNILGCFAVMLLAALLQKLLPQAVPDAQPSMAT from the coding sequence GTGAGTGCGCTCGATTGGCTGGTGCTCACGGGCACCCTGGCGTTTATTATCGGCTACGGCACCTGGCGCACCCGCACGGCCGGCGCCTCGCTCGATGGCTACCTGCTGGGCGGGCGGCAAACGCGCTGGTGGGGCGTGGGCCTCAGCATCATTGCCACACAGGCCTCGGCCATTACCTTCCTGAGCACGCCGGGGCAAGCCTTTGCCGATGGCATGCGGTTTATTCAGTTCTACTTCGGGCTGCCGGTGGCCATGGTGCTCATTGCCATTGTGGCGGTGCCCATTTACCACCGGCTGCGCGTGTACACGGCCTACGAGTACCTGCAACGCCGCTTCGACCGGCGCACGCGCACCTTGGCGGCGGGGCTGTTTTTGCTGCAACGGGGGCTTAGCAACGGCCTTTCGCTGTATGCGCCGGCCCTGGTGCTGTCGGCTATTCTGGGCTGGAATACCACCGTTACGGTGTGCCTCCTAGGAGCCGCCATCATCGGCTATACCGTGAGCGGGGGCACCCGGGCCGTTACGGTAACGCAACAGGGGCAGGTAGCGGTAATCTTCAGCGGAATGGCCATTGCGGGCTATTTGCTGGTGCATTACCTGCCGCCGCAAGTGGGCTTTGCCGATGCCATGCACGTGGCCGGCCGCATGGGCAAGCTCAACCTCGTCGATTTCAATTTCGACTGGCAGAACCGCTACAACTTCTGGACGGGCATGACGGGCGGCCTGTTTCTGGCCCTGTCGTACTTCGGCACCGACCAAAGCCAGGTGCAGCGCTACCTCTCGGGCCAGAGCATTACGCAAAGCCGCCTAGGTCTGCTGATGAACGGGCTGATTAAGGTGCCCATGCAGTTCGGTATTTTGCTGATTGGGGTGCTGCTGTTCGTGTTTTACTTGTTTCAGCCGGCGCCGCTCACCTTTAACCGGCCGGTGTACGAGAAGGTGATGAGCAACCCGGCAGTATCGGCTCAGGCACGCCAGCTCGAAAGCCAGTACGCCGCGGTGCAGGGGGCGCAGCAAGAGGCCGCTACAGCCCTGGTTGCCGCCCGCCAAAGCAACGATGCCCAGCTGCAGGTGGCCGCTCAGCAACGGTTGCAAACCACGCAGGCCGCCGCCGGTGGGTTGCGGAAATCGTGGGAGGTACTGGTAAAGCAAGCCGCGCCGGCCGCCGACAGCAAGGACACCGATTACGTGTTCATTTCGTTTGTGCTGCGCTACCTGCCGAAGGGTTTGGTGGGCTTGCTGGTAGCCGTGGTGCTGAGCGCGGCCATGAGCAGTGCCGCCGGTGGCCTCAACTCCCTGGGTTCCACCACGCTCATCGATTTGTATCGGCCTTTCACGCGCCGGCAGCACTGCACCGAGGCGCACCTAGTGCGGGTGTCGCGCTGGGCCACGGTGGGTTGGGGCACGCTGGGCGTGGGGTTTGCGCTGTTTGCCAGCCGTATGGAAAACCTGATTCAGGCCGTCAACATCCTGGGCTCGTTGTTCTACGGCACCATTCTGGGCATTTTCGCGGTGGCGTTTTTCCAGAAGCACGTACACGGCCGGGCGGTGTTTTGGGCGGCTGTGGTTACGCAAGTGGCAACAGTATTGGCTTTCTGGCTGACGGATATTGCCTATTTGTGGTACAATATCCTGGGCTGTTTTGCGGTGATGCTGCTGGCGGCACTGCTGCAGAAGCTGCTGCCTCAGGCGGTGCCGGACGCGCAGCCGAGCATGGCGACCTAG
- a CDS encoding DUF2911 domain-containing protein: MLLKNRTSLLAGTALAGAILFSAPAAQAQLSTPAASPKSTVQQRVGLTDVTITYARPSAKGRTVFGSLVPFGRRWRTGANQTTTIKFSDEVTVEGKKVPAGEYGIYTIPNKAEWLVVLNKDTKRGADVENFKDDQDVARFSVKPYKLPSKVETFTINFTDLTPATANVDLQWELTGAKFKITSDVDPKVMAQIDEKVVKNASPSANDLAAAAVYYYDNNKDQKQALEWIQKANANEPKFWNVHTEAKIRMKMKDYKGAVTAAEQSKKLALDAKNADYVKMNEDLIVEAKKVGKL, encoded by the coding sequence ATGTTGCTAAAGAACCGGACTTCGCTACTGGCCGGCACTGCCCTGGCAGGCGCAATCCTTTTCTCGGCTCCGGCCGCCCAAGCCCAGCTCAGCACCCCCGCCGCCAGCCCCAAAAGCACCGTGCAGCAGCGCGTGGGCCTCACCGACGTAACCATCACCTACGCCCGGCCCAGCGCCAAAGGCCGTACCGTATTCGGCTCGCTGGTGCCCTTCGGCCGCCGCTGGCGCACGGGTGCCAACCAAACCACCACCATCAAGTTTTCCGACGAGGTGACAGTGGAAGGCAAAAAGGTGCCGGCCGGTGAGTACGGCATCTACACCATCCCGAACAAAGCGGAGTGGCTGGTGGTGCTGAACAAGGACACCAAGCGCGGCGCCGACGTGGAGAACTTCAAGGACGACCAGGACGTGGCCCGCTTCTCCGTAAAGCCCTACAAACTGCCCTCGAAGGTCGAAACCTTCACCATCAACTTCACCGACCTCACCCCCGCCACCGCTAACGTGGATCTGCAGTGGGAGCTGACGGGCGCTAAGTTTAAAATCACTTCCGATGTGGACCCCAAGGTAATGGCCCAGATCGACGAGAAAGTGGTGAAAAACGCCAGCCCCAGCGCCAACGACCTGGCCGCGGCCGCCGTGTACTACTACGACAACAACAAGGATCAGAAGCAGGCCCTGGAGTGGATTCAGAAGGCCAACGCCAACGAGCCGAAGTTCTGGAACGTGCACACCGAAGCCAAAATCCGCATGAAAATGAAGGATTACAAAGGTGCCGTTACCGCCGCCGAGCAGTCGAAGAAGCTAGCCCTCGACGCCAAAAACGCCGACTACGTGAAGATGAACGAAGACCTGATTGTGGAAGCCAAGAAAGTTGGCAAGCTGTAA